One segment of Yersinia kristensenii DNA contains the following:
- the ghrB gene encoding glyoxylate/hydroxypyruvate reductase GhrB, whose product MKPSIVLYKSIPADLHQRLEQHFTVNSFEGLSSDNQPELLAALQQAEGLIGSGGKIDQAFLQLAPRLRAASTISVGYDNFAVDALSQRGIVLMHTPTVLTETVADTMMTLVLSTARRVVELAERVKAGEWQDSIGDDWFGVDVHHKTMGILGMGRIGMALAQRAHFGFSMPVLYTSRRPHEEAEKRFGARRCSLDTLLAEVDFLCITLPMTEQTYHMIGREQLAKMKSSAILINAGRGPVVDEQALIAALQEGTIHGAGLDVFEQEPLPADSPLLKLPNVVAVPHIGSATHETRYNMAACAVDNLIAALTGTVTENCVNPQVLQKA is encoded by the coding sequence ATGAAGCCGTCTATTGTGCTGTACAAAAGTATTCCCGCTGATCTGCATCAGCGTTTAGAGCAACATTTTACCGTAAACAGTTTTGAGGGTTTATCTTCAGATAATCAGCCAGAGCTATTGGCTGCACTGCAACAGGCGGAAGGGCTTATCGGTTCTGGCGGTAAAATCGACCAGGCTTTCTTGCAATTAGCACCACGGCTGCGCGCTGCTTCAACCATTTCCGTCGGTTATGATAATTTTGCTGTAGATGCACTGAGCCAGCGCGGGATCGTATTAATGCACACGCCGACAGTGCTGACCGAAACAGTGGCTGACACCATGATGACCCTGGTGCTTTCCACCGCTCGTCGGGTGGTCGAGCTGGCGGAGCGCGTGAAAGCCGGTGAGTGGCAAGATAGCATTGGTGATGACTGGTTTGGCGTCGATGTTCATCATAAAACTATGGGTATTCTCGGCATGGGCCGGATTGGCATGGCGCTAGCCCAGCGGGCGCATTTTGGTTTCAGCATGCCGGTGCTGTACACCAGCCGCCGCCCACATGAAGAAGCTGAAAAGCGCTTTGGTGCTCGCCGCTGCTCACTCGATACATTGCTGGCTGAAGTCGATTTCCTCTGCATTACTTTGCCGATGACCGAGCAGACTTATCATATGATTGGTCGTGAACAGCTGGCTAAAATGAAATCCAGCGCCATCTTGATCAATGCAGGCCGTGGGCCAGTAGTGGATGAACAAGCACTGATTGCCGCCCTACAAGAGGGCACGATTCATGGTGCTGGGCTGGATGTGTTTGAACAAGAACCTCTACCGGCGGATTCACCATTACTCAAATTACCTAATGTGGTGGCTGTGCCGCATATTGGTTCCGCCACCCACGAAACTCGCTACAACATGGCCGCCTGCGCTGTGGATAACCTGATTGCTGCGCTGACTGGCACCGTCACAGAAAACTGCGTCAACCCGCAGGTTTTACAGAAAGCTTAA
- a CDS encoding threonine/serine dehydratase gives MNTLFDAIKEAHQVLRPQVRVTPLEYSPLLSQHSGCEIYLKCEHLQHTGSFKFRGASNKLRLLTDEQRQQGVITASTGNHGQAMALAAKLAGVKATIYAPEQAAAIKLEAIRALGGEIELIPGDALKAEQAADSAAAQQGKIYISPYNDKQVIAGQGTCGMEMVEQQPNLDAVFVAVGGGGLISGIATVLKKLSDKTHIIGCWPANATSMYTSLENGQIQEVAEQETLSDGTAGGVEPGAITFALCQQLIDQKVLVSEQEIKDAMRLIARTDRWMIEGAAGVALAAALKLAPLWQGKKIAVVLCGKNIVLEKYLGAVSE, from the coding sequence ATGAACACATTATTTGATGCTATTAAAGAAGCCCATCAGGTATTACGCCCACAAGTGAGAGTGACGCCGCTGGAATATAGCCCATTGCTGTCCCAGCACAGTGGTTGCGAAATCTATCTCAAATGTGAGCATCTACAACATACTGGTTCCTTTAAATTTCGCGGAGCCAGTAACAAACTGCGTTTATTAACTGACGAACAGCGCCAGCAGGGGGTGATCACCGCTTCGACCGGTAATCACGGGCAAGCCATGGCATTGGCAGCAAAACTGGCGGGGGTTAAGGCCACTATTTATGCACCGGAGCAGGCGGCGGCAATCAAATTAGAGGCTATTCGCGCACTGGGCGGAGAGATTGAACTGATTCCAGGAGATGCATTAAAGGCTGAACAAGCGGCGGATAGCGCGGCGGCGCAGCAGGGCAAAATCTATATCTCGCCTTATAACGATAAGCAAGTTATCGCCGGACAAGGGACTTGCGGCATGGAAATGGTTGAACAGCAGCCGAATCTTGATGCTGTCTTTGTGGCCGTCGGTGGCGGTGGGCTGATTTCCGGCATTGCAACTGTGCTAAAGAAACTCTCTGATAAAACTCACATTATTGGCTGTTGGCCCGCCAATGCCACCAGTATGTATACCAGTCTGGAAAATGGTCAAATTCAGGAAGTGGCGGAGCAAGAAACACTGTCTGATGGCACTGCTGGCGGGGTTGAACCGGGGGCGATAACCTTCGCCCTTTGCCAGCAATTAATTGACCAAAAAGTGCTGGTGAGTGAGCAAGAAATCAAAGATGCGATGCGTTTGATTGCCCGCACTGACCGCTGGATGATTGAAGGCGCTGCCGGTGTCGCACTCGCGGCCGCACTGAAATTAGCGCCGCTTTGGCAAGGCAAAAAAATTGCGGTGGTCTTGTGTGGGAAGAATATCGTGCTGGAAAAATACTTGGGAGCGGTCAGCGAATGA
- a CDS encoding CopG family ribbon-helix-helix protein, protein MSVMSVRIPDELANQLSLLAEATGRTKSYLAGQAIQDFLDREAWQITEIKQAIIEADQQDFFSENEMSTLFKKMGVAIQDKDK, encoded by the coding sequence ATGAGCGTTATGTCAGTCAGAATACCTGATGAGCTTGCTAACCAATTGTCGTTACTGGCAGAAGCTACCGGGCGTACCAAGTCTTATTTGGCCGGACAGGCAATTCAGGATTTTCTGGATCGTGAGGCATGGCAAATTACAGAAATAAAACAAGCTATTATCGAAGCGGATCAGCAAGATTTTTTCTCTGAAAATGAGATGAGTACACTTTTTAAAAAAATGGGTGTGGCCATTCAGGATAAGGATAAATAA
- a CDS encoding DUF3748 domain-containing protein yields MALQEQQLTFDPRGHQLTNINVWTPDSQWLAYDVRPNGSTFSGLTIERVNCITGDIEVIYRAQQGAHVGVVTVSPDKPARYVFIHGPEHPDSHWHYDFHHRRGVIVTEPDRELAVTLDAMDITAPFTPGALRGGSHVHVFSPDGSRLSFTYNDHVLHELDPVLDCRNVGVALPLQGVNPPKQHPREYDGSHFCVLVTRTTPKPLAGSDQINRAYEESWVGTQGYLKADGTRQRWALAFIGDTLSAQGEKIPEVFMADLPEHDRDYARAGTAPLEGTPTTLPAPPAGVSQRRITFTADKRFPGLATSPRHWLRTSPDGSAIACLMKDDQGVVQLWLVSPNGGEPRQLTFTEQGIQSAFSWHPQGHSLAFVCDNSVMQCDSTTGRLQRLTTRSAIAPLADAVVFSPDGAKVAFMREIDGLAQLFTVDVG; encoded by the coding sequence ATGGCCTTACAGGAACAGCAACTCACCTTTGATCCCAGAGGTCATCAGCTTACCAATATCAATGTTTGGACGCCGGATAGCCAATGGCTGGCCTATGATGTGCGGCCTAATGGCAGTACGTTTAGTGGTTTAACCATTGAGCGGGTAAATTGTATAACCGGCGATATTGAGGTCATTTATCGTGCTCAGCAGGGCGCGCATGTTGGTGTGGTGACGGTGAGCCCTGATAAACCCGCTCGCTATGTATTTATCCACGGCCCGGAGCACCCAGATAGTCACTGGCATTATGATTTCCATCACCGTCGCGGGGTGATTGTCACTGAGCCAGACAGAGAATTGGCGGTAACGCTGGATGCGATGGACATCACTGCACCCTTTACTCCCGGCGCATTGCGCGGAGGCAGCCATGTGCATGTTTTCAGCCCTGACGGCAGCCGACTGAGTTTTACTTATAATGACCATGTGTTGCATGAGCTAGACCCCGTATTGGATTGCCGCAATGTCGGAGTTGCCCTACCTTTGCAGGGGGTTAATCCGCCCAAGCAACATCCGCGTGAATATGATGGTAGCCATTTCTGTGTGTTAGTGACTCGAACGACCCCTAAGCCCCTGGCGGGAAGTGACCAAATAAACCGGGCTTATGAAGAGAGTTGGGTGGGCACTCAGGGCTATCTGAAAGCTGACGGCACTCGCCAGCGTTGGGCATTGGCATTTATTGGTGACACACTTTCGGCGCAGGGTGAAAAAATCCCGGAAGTCTTTATGGCTGATTTACCGGAGCATGACCGAGATTACGCCCGTGCCGGAACTGCGCCACTTGAGGGAACGCCAACTACCTTGCCCGCGCCACCAGCAGGTGTCAGCCAGCGGCGGATAACCTTCACGGCCGACAAGCGTTTTCCTGGGTTGGCGACCAGTCCACGGCATTGGCTGCGCACTTCACCTGACGGCAGTGCCATTGCTTGTTTAATGAAAGATGACCAGGGTGTGGTGCAGTTGTGGTTGGTTTCACCGAATGGTGGCGAACCACGGCAACTGACCTTCACGGAGCAGGGGATTCAGTCGGCGTTTAGTTGGCATCCACAAGGGCACAGCCTGGCATTTGTGTGTGATAACAGTGTGATGCAGTGTGATAGTACCACCGGCCGGTTACAGCGATTGACGACTCGGAGTGCTATTGCACCACTGGCGGACGCCGTGGTGTTTTCGCCCGATGGTGCCAAAGTGGCTTTTATGCGGGAAATAGATGGATTGGCGCAACTATTTACAGTGGATGTTGGCTAG
- a CDS encoding YceK/YidQ family lipoprotein, with amino-acid sequence MKNTVIPFVTGCSLLLSSGCSSIMTHTSSSQGYYSGTSANVAMLKDDNTGWALRPLLAVDLPFSAVMDTLLLPYDYLRSDSEDKMANSPRERIRQSEAQNPPTVPPAATPLP; translated from the coding sequence ATGAAAAATACAGTTATCCCTTTTGTTACCGGCTGTTCGCTGCTGTTGTCCAGTGGTTGTTCCAGTATTATGACGCACACCAGCAGCAGCCAGGGCTATTACTCCGGCACGTCTGCCAATGTGGCGATGCTCAAAGATGATAATACCGGTTGGGCGCTGCGCCCCTTGTTGGCGGTGGATCTGCCTTTCTCTGCGGTGATGGACACCCTGCTCTTACCATATGATTATTTGCGTTCTGATAGCGAAGACAAAATGGCTAATTCCCCGCGTGAGCGCATTCGTCAGTCAGAAGCACAGAATCCGCCAACCGTTCCTCCTGCTGCCACCCCACTACCATGA
- a CDS encoding valine--pyruvate transaminase gives MKFSLFGDKFTRYAGITRLMDDLNDGLRTPGSIMLGGGNPAHIPEMDAYFQQLCQDMLESGKLTEALCNYDGPQGKDLLLKALATMLQDELGWQIEPQNIALTNGSQSAFFYLFNLFAGRYADGTRRRVLFPLAPEYLGYADAGLDEDLFVSAKPNIELLPEGQFKYHVDFEHLNITDDIGLICVSRPTNPTGNVITDDELIGLDSIAQQRGIPLLIDNAYGVPFPGIIFTDATPLWNPNIILCMSLSKLGLPGSRCGIVIADEKVIAALTNMNGIISLSPGSMGPAIAAEMIARGDLLRLSKEVIQPFYFERVQQTIAILRKYLPPERCLIHKPEGAIFLWLWFKDLPISTELLYQRLKKRGVLMVPGHYFFPGLEYDWPHTHQCMRMNYVPAPEDIEKGVAILAEEVELAFQEAK, from the coding sequence ATGAAGTTTTCACTTTTCGGCGACAAATTCACCCGCTACGCGGGCATTACCAGATTGATGGACGACCTCAACGACGGCCTGAGAACCCCAGGTTCTATCATGCTTGGCGGAGGTAATCCGGCACATATTCCTGAGATGGATGCTTACTTTCAACAACTTTGTCAGGACATGCTGGAAAGCGGGAAACTGACCGAGGCGTTGTGCAATTACGATGGGCCACAAGGTAAAGATTTACTGCTGAAAGCATTGGCAACAATGCTGCAAGATGAGCTGGGTTGGCAAATTGAGCCACAGAATATTGCACTGACAAATGGTAGTCAAAGCGCGTTTTTCTACTTATTTAATCTCTTCGCTGGCCGCTATGCCGATGGCACCCGTCGGCGGGTATTATTCCCACTGGCACCCGAGTATCTCGGATATGCAGACGCGGGGCTCGACGAAGATTTATTCGTCTCCGCCAAGCCCAATATTGAGCTACTGCCCGAAGGACAATTCAAATATCACGTCGATTTTGAGCATCTCAATATTACCGATGATATTGGCCTGATATGCGTCTCGCGGCCCACTAACCCGACCGGGAATGTGATTACTGACGATGAGTTAATCGGCCTTGATTCTATTGCTCAGCAACGCGGTATTCCGTTATTGATTGATAACGCTTATGGCGTGCCATTCCCCGGCATTATCTTTACCGATGCGACTCCACTGTGGAACCCGAATATCATTCTATGCATGAGCTTGTCGAAGCTGGGTCTGCCAGGTTCGCGCTGCGGGATTGTGATTGCCGATGAGAAAGTCATTGCGGCGCTGACCAACATGAATGGCATTATCAGCTTATCACCGGGCAGCATGGGGCCAGCTATTGCCGCCGAAATGATTGCGCGTGGGGATTTGCTACGTTTATCCAAAGAGGTCATCCAGCCATTCTACTTTGAGCGGGTACAGCAAACTATTGCTATCCTGCGCAAATACTTACCGCCGGAGCGCTGCTTGATCCACAAACCGGAAGGGGCGATATTCCTCTGGTTGTGGTTTAAAGATTTGCCGATCAGCACCGAGCTGCTATATCAACGCTTGAAAAAGCGCGGGGTGTTGATGGTGCCGGGCCACTACTTCTTCCCCGGTCTGGAATATGACTGGCCACATACCCATCAGTGCATGCGGATGAATTATGTCCCAGCACCGGAAGATATCGAAAAAGGTGTAGCGATTTTAGCCGAAGAGGTTGAGCTGGCGTTTCAGGAAGCGAAGTGA
- the ibpA gene encoding small heat shock chaperone IbpA, with amino-acid sequence MRNSELAPLYRSAIGFDRLFNLLESGQNQNNGGYPPYNVELVDENNYRIAIAVAGFAEQELEIVTQDNLLIVRGSHASEPAQRTYLYQGIAERNFERKFQLAEHIKIKGANLVNGLLYIDLERLVPESLKPRRIEIK; translated from the coding sequence ATGCGTAATTCCGAGCTTGCACCACTGTATCGTTCAGCTATCGGTTTCGACCGGTTGTTCAATCTTTTAGAATCTGGCCAGAACCAAAATAATGGCGGTTATCCTCCTTATAACGTCGAGTTAGTCGACGAAAATAACTACCGCATCGCGATCGCGGTAGCTGGCTTTGCTGAGCAAGAATTGGAGATTGTCACACAGGATAACCTGTTGATTGTCCGTGGTTCTCATGCTAGTGAACCGGCGCAGCGCACCTATTTGTATCAAGGTATCGCTGAACGTAACTTCGAGCGTAAATTCCAGTTGGCGGAGCACATTAAAATTAAAGGTGCCAATTTAGTGAATGGTTTGTTGTATATCGACCTTGAGCGTCTGGTGCCGGAAAGTTTAAAACCACGCCGTATTGAAATTAAGTAA
- a CDS encoding type II toxin-antitoxin system RelE/ParE family toxin, which translates to MNVKWLRKAAANLQHEYQWLYERNPIAAQNFVNEIHKLTSLLTTQPSMGRVGRVMGTRELVLHNFPYLLPYRVKSGEIQILRIFHTYREPPKVRGG; encoded by the coding sequence ATGAATGTGAAATGGCTAAGGAAAGCTGCTGCAAACTTACAACACGAGTATCAGTGGTTATATGAGCGAAACCCTATCGCGGCGCAAAATTTTGTCAATGAAATCCATAAATTAACTTCATTATTAACCACTCAACCTTCAATGGGGCGCGTAGGAAGAGTAATGGGCACACGGGAATTAGTTTTGCATAACTTCCCTTATTTACTGCCTTATCGAGTCAAAAGTGGGGAAATTCAAATACTCCGTATATTTCATACTTATCGAGAACCACCCAAAGTCAGAGGAGGGTGA
- a CDS encoding alpha-amylase, protein MKYLTFPLLLVLSPAVMANWSLPHFPAFTEQDSGVFLSSSALTKGEYLLKFHQDKQCWQPTGPVKLNQTFSLQPCQNQADIQWKLFRDGQYQVRIDTRSGTPTLTLSIKEPVAETVKVVTHSCQRWDGKPVTIDVSKTFAEGEMVRDFYSGQTTKVSLGKITLQPTPESGGLLLLESAQTQQAAPFSWQNATVYFALTDRFKNGNPDNDHSYGRHGDGMEEIGTFHGGDLAGLTEKLDYLQQLGVNALWITSPLEQIHGWVGGGTKGDFPHYAYHGYYGLDWSRLDANMGTEQDLHKLVEQAHKRGIRILFDVVMNHVGYATLADMQSYQFGALYLHGDQIEKTLGKNWTDWTPGKGQNWHSFNDYINFSDKAAWDNWWGNKWIRTDIGDYDSPGYDDLTMSLAFLPDIKTESTQPSGLPVFYRHKPDTAAREIAGATPRDYLTYWLSQWVRDYGIDGFRVDTAKHVEKPAWQQLKQQSAAALAEWKAAHPDQALDDLPFWMTGEAWGHGVMKSDYYQNGFDAMINFDFQDQAKQALTCFSSIDGTYQQMADKLQDFNVLSYISSHDTRLFFKDDAQQSLVKQQRAGDLLLLAPGAVQIFYGDESGREFGPTGSDPLQGTRSDMNWDELTGEKGALLAHWQKVSQFRARHPAIGAGVQQSQQTADYYAFSRQHQGDKVLVVWVGDKKE, encoded by the coding sequence ATGAAATATCTTACGTTCCCTTTGCTACTGGTTTTGTCACCAGCAGTGATGGCGAACTGGTCACTCCCCCATTTCCCGGCGTTTACTGAACAAGATAGTGGCGTTTTCCTGAGTAGTAGCGCTTTGACAAAAGGGGAGTATCTTCTTAAATTTCACCAAGATAAACAGTGTTGGCAGCCGACCGGCCCAGTAAAATTAAATCAGACATTTTCGCTGCAACCTTGCCAGAATCAGGCCGATATCCAGTGGAAGCTGTTCCGCGATGGCCAATATCAGGTGCGGATTGATACCCGCAGCGGCACCCCCACCCTCACTTTGAGCATCAAAGAACCGGTGGCGGAAACCGTCAAAGTTGTGACACACAGTTGCCAGCGCTGGGACGGCAAACCGGTGACGATTGACGTCAGTAAAACCTTCGCGGAAGGTGAAATGGTGCGGGATTTCTACTCCGGCCAAACCACGAAAGTTTCCCTCGGTAAAATCACTCTGCAACCCACTCCTGAGAGCGGGGGTTTACTGTTATTAGAATCAGCCCAAACCCAGCAAGCTGCGCCATTTAGTTGGCAAAATGCCACGGTTTATTTTGCCCTGACGGATCGCTTTAAAAACGGCAACCCCGACAATGACCACAGCTATGGTCGCCATGGTGATGGTATGGAGGAAATAGGCACTTTCCACGGCGGAGATTTGGCCGGTCTTACCGAAAAACTTGATTACCTGCAACAACTTGGCGTCAATGCATTGTGGATAACCTCCCCGCTGGAGCAAATTCATGGCTGGGTTGGCGGCGGTACCAAGGGTGATTTCCCACATTATGCCTATCATGGTTATTACGGCCTGGATTGGTCACGTTTGGATGCCAATATGGGCACCGAACAAGATTTGCATAAACTGGTTGAGCAAGCCCATAAGCGCGGCATTCGCATTCTATTTGATGTGGTGATGAATCATGTGGGATATGCCACTCTGGCGGATATGCAGAGCTACCAGTTCGGTGCGCTGTATCTGCATGGCGACCAGATAGAAAAAACACTGGGTAAAAATTGGACTGACTGGACCCCGGGCAAAGGGCAAAACTGGCATAGTTTTAATGATTATATCAATTTCAGTGATAAAGCCGCCTGGGACAACTGGTGGGGTAATAAGTGGATCCGTACGGATATTGGCGATTATGACTCCCCCGGTTATGACGACCTGACCATGTCGCTGGCTTTCCTGCCGGACATCAAAACAGAATCCACACAACCCAGTGGTTTACCGGTGTTTTACCGCCATAAACCGGATACTGCCGCACGGGAAATTGCCGGTGCCACACCGCGTGATTACCTTACTTATTGGTTAAGCCAATGGGTTCGCGATTATGGTATTGACGGTTTTCGTGTTGATACCGCCAAACATGTCGAGAAGCCCGCCTGGCAACAACTTAAGCAGCAAAGCGCAGCCGCTCTGGCCGAGTGGAAAGCGGCTCACCCCGATCAAGCGCTGGACGACTTGCCATTCTGGATGACGGGAGAAGCTTGGGGCCACGGGGTGATGAAAAGTGATTATTACCAAAATGGCTTCGATGCCATGATTAATTTTGATTTTCAGGATCAAGCTAAACAGGCGCTGACGTGCTTCTCATCCATTGACGGCACTTATCAGCAAATGGCGGATAAACTGCAAGATTTCAATGTATTGAGCTACATTTCATCCCATGATACTCGGCTCTTTTTTAAAGATGACGCGCAACAGTCATTGGTGAAACAACAACGCGCGGGCGATCTGCTACTGCTGGCTCCAGGGGCGGTGCAAATTTTCTATGGTGATGAAAGCGGGCGAGAATTCGGCCCAACCGGCTCTGACCCCTTGCAGGGAACTCGCTCGGATATGAACTGGGATGAGCTGACGGGTGAAAAAGGCGCGCTGTTGGCGCACTGGCAAAAAGTCAGTCAGTTCCGCGCTCGCCATCCGGCCATCGGTGCTGGCGTGCAGCAATCTCAACAAACCGCTGATTACTATGCTTTTAGCCGCCAACATCAAGGTGATAAAGTCTTAGTGGTTTGGGTGGGAGACAAAAAAGAGTGA
- a CDS encoding putative transporter, translating into MSAIALTVSMLALVAVLGLWIGNWKIYGVGLGIGGVLFGGIIVGHFAQTYQLVLNGDMLHFIQEFGLILFVYTIGIQVGPGFFSSLRVSGLRLNCFAILMVIVGGLVTAIIHKLFAVPLPIILGIFSGAVTNTPALGAAQQILTDLGSPPQLVSQMGMGYAMAYPFGICGILLVMWLIRLFFKINVDREAKEFDSSHGQNRELLQTMNVAVRNPNLHGLSVQDVPLLNSDEVVCSRLKRGDLLMVPLPATVIELGDYLHLVGQREALEKVRLVVGEEVDVTLSTAGTVLQTARVVVTNEAVLGKKIRDLNLKQKYDVAITRLNRAGIELVASNSASLQFGDILNLVGRPESIEAVSAVVGNAQQKLQQVQMLPVFIGVGLGVLLGSIPLFIPGFPAALRLGLAGGPLVVALILGRIGSIGKLYWFMPPSANLALRELGIVLFLSVVGLKSGGDFINTLVNGDGLAWIGYGAMITGIPLLTVGILARMLAKMNYLTLCGMLAGSMTDPPALAFANGLHPTSGAAALSYATVYPLAMFLRIMSPQILAVLFWTL; encoded by the coding sequence ATGAGTGCTATCGCCCTTACCGTCAGTATGTTGGCGCTGGTCGCCGTATTGGGGTTATGGATCGGTAATTGGAAAATCTATGGTGTGGGGTTAGGTATCGGCGGGGTGTTATTTGGCGGCATTATCGTGGGCCATTTTGCACAAACTTATCAATTAGTTCTCAATGGGGACATGCTGCACTTCATTCAGGAATTTGGTCTTATTCTGTTTGTTTACACCATTGGTATTCAGGTTGGGCCAGGGTTCTTCTCCTCATTGCGGGTCTCGGGGTTGCGGCTTAATTGCTTTGCTATCTTGATGGTGATTGTCGGTGGGTTAGTGACCGCGATTATCCATAAATTATTTGCCGTGCCGCTGCCTATCATTTTGGGCATATTTTCAGGTGCGGTCACTAACACCCCGGCACTTGGGGCGGCACAGCAAATCCTCACTGATTTAGGCTCGCCACCGCAATTGGTCAGCCAAATGGGGATGGGTTATGCCATGGCCTATCCATTCGGCATTTGCGGTATTTTGCTGGTGATGTGGCTGATTCGTTTATTCTTTAAAATCAATGTCGATCGCGAAGCAAAAGAGTTTGATAGCAGTCACGGGCAGAACCGCGAGTTGCTACAAACCATGAATGTGGCGGTGCGTAACCCCAATCTGCATGGGCTATCCGTACAAGATGTGCCACTGCTCAACAGTGATGAAGTGGTCTGTTCCCGCTTGAAACGCGGTGATTTACTGATGGTGCCGTTGCCAGCCACAGTGATTGAGCTGGGCGATTATCTGCATTTGGTCGGGCAGCGCGAAGCTTTGGAGAAAGTACGGCTGGTGGTCGGGGAAGAGGTGGATGTCACCTTATCGACCGCCGGTACGGTATTGCAAACTGCCCGGGTGGTGGTGACCAATGAGGCGGTGCTGGGTAAGAAAATCCGCGACCTTAATCTGAAGCAAAAGTATGACGTGGCCATTACCCGTTTAAACCGTGCCGGGATTGAACTGGTTGCCAGTAATAGCGCCAGCTTACAATTCGGTGACATTCTTAATCTGGTTGGCCGCCCAGAATCTATTGAGGCGGTATCTGCTGTCGTCGGTAACGCACAACAGAAACTACAACAAGTTCAGATGCTTCCGGTGTTTATCGGCGTGGGGCTAGGGGTGTTGTTAGGGTCAATTCCACTGTTTATTCCGGGGTTCCCTGCCGCTTTGCGTCTGGGTTTAGCGGGTGGCCCGCTGGTGGTCGCGCTTATTCTGGGGCGTATTGGCAGCATCGGAAAGCTGTATTGGTTTATGCCGCCGAGTGCCAACCTGGCCCTGCGTGAGCTAGGAATTGTGTTGTTTTTATCAGTGGTCGGGCTGAAGTCTGGCGGTGATTTTATCAACACTCTGGTGAATGGTGACGGACTGGCGTGGATTGGCTACGGTGCGATGATTACCGGGATACCATTACTGACGGTGGGGATTTTAGCGCGTATGTTGGCTAAGATGAACTACCTGACATTGTGCGGCATGTTAGCCGGTTCAATGACTGATCCACCGGCGCTGGCCTTTGCCAATGGCCTGCATCCGACCAGTGGTGCAGCAGCACTGTCTTATGCAACAGTTTACCCGCTGGCGATGTTCTTACGCATTATGTCGCCGCAGATACTTGCCGTGCTGTTCTGGACACTGTAA
- the ibpB gene encoding small heat shock chaperone IbpB, with amino-acid sequence MRNYDLSPLLRQWIGFDKLANSMQGGQDSQGFPPYNIEKTDDNHYRISLALAGFKQSELDIEVEGPRLTVRGKPAPAEKQVEYLHQGLVHKEFSLTFTLAEHLNVDNAQFENGLLHIDLLRQVPEALQPQRISIGSAAPQERQVLDNPAATEQSEQQ; translated from the coding sequence ATGCGTAATTATGATTTGTCACCTTTACTTCGTCAGTGGATTGGTTTTGATAAATTAGCTAACTCAATGCAGGGCGGTCAGGATTCTCAGGGGTTCCCGCCATACAATATTGAGAAAACTGACGATAACCATTATCGCATCTCACTGGCATTAGCCGGTTTTAAACAGAGCGAACTGGATATTGAAGTGGAAGGCCCGCGTTTGACTGTTCGCGGTAAGCCAGCACCGGCTGAAAAACAGGTTGAATACCTGCATCAAGGCTTGGTTCATAAAGAGTTCTCATTGACCTTTACGCTGGCAGAGCATTTGAATGTTGATAATGCTCAATTCGAAAACGGTTTGCTGCACATTGATCTGTTGCGCCAAGTGCCAGAAGCGCTGCAACCACAGCGTATTAGTATTGGCAGCGCCGCTCCACAAGAGCGCCAGGTATTAGATAATCCGGCTGCAACTGAGCAATCTGAACAGCAGTAA
- a CDS encoding helix-turn-helix transcriptional regulator, which yields MLSRYQPIADAIATLFSPYAEVALHDLASQTLVYIANNYSQRELGEDSNLSDLQFDQHSQVIGPYQKRNWDGRQLRSISTVLRDDNGQPVGLLCINLDITVFESAKAALDIFLSGHQLQPQPDVLFQDDWQERINTYTHHWLQQQKLTLATLNNVNRRKLIEALYQQGAFNGKNAAGYVAKILNIARATVYNQLKNIKNTKI from the coding sequence ATGCTTAGCCGATACCAGCCCATTGCCGATGCGATAGCCACACTTTTTTCTCCTTATGCGGAAGTTGCCCTCCACGACTTAGCCAGTCAAACGCTGGTTTATATCGCGAACAACTATTCACAGCGGGAATTGGGGGAAGACTCCAACCTCAGCGACCTGCAATTTGATCAACACTCGCAGGTGATTGGCCCTTACCAAAAGCGCAACTGGGATGGTCGCCAACTGCGCTCTATCAGCACTGTGCTGCGGGATGACAATGGGCAACCTGTCGGGCTACTGTGCATCAATCTGGATATTACTGTCTTTGAAAGCGCCAAAGCAGCGCTGGATATATTCCTGTCAGGCCATCAATTGCAACCACAACCTGATGTGCTGTTCCAAGATGACTGGCAGGAGCGCATCAATACCTACACCCACCACTGGCTGCAACAACAAAAACTCACACTGGCGACATTAAACAATGTTAACCGCCGAAAATTGATTGAGGCGCTTTATCAGCAGGGGGCATTTAACGGCAAAAATGCCGCTGGCTATGTCGCAAAGATCCTTAACATCGCTCGCGCTACTGTTTATAACCAACTGAAAAATATAAAAAATACAAAAATTTAA